The following DNA comes from Glaciihabitans arcticus.
CGCGTTGCCGTCTACATCGACTTCGACAACATCGTCATCTCGCGGTACGCGCAGGTGCACCCCAAGAACCAGCGGGAGAACCTGAGCCGCATCGATGCGATCAAGCTCAATGATGACGCCGAGCTTGGGAAGCGACTCGAGTCGGCCACCGTCGACATCGGCGCGATTCTCGACTTCGCGACATCCTTCGGCAGTGTCGTCATCAGCCGCGCCTACGCTGACTGGTCGGCCGTCGTGAACGCGCGCTACCGCCAGCAGCTCATCAACCGTGCTGTGGATCTGGTGCAGCTGTTCCCGACCAGCGGGCAGAAGAATGGCGCGGACATCCGGCTCGCCATCGACGCCGTCGAGGACCTGTTCCGACTCCCGGACATCACGCACGTTGTGATCGTCGCGGGCGACTCCGACTACATCGCGCTCGCCCAGCGCAGTAAACGACTCGGACGACGCGTCATCGGAATCGGTGTCGCCGGGTCAACGAGCGAATCTCTGGCTGCGGCCTGCGACGAGTTCGCCGACTACGACACCCTCGTCGACGCGGAGGACGAGCCCGAAGAAGAGCCGAAGCCGATTCTCACGACGACCGAACCGGTTGCCAAAGAGCCTGCCGCCAAGAAGAAGGCCCCGCAGAACGCACCAGACCCGAAGCGCGCGGCCGGCCGCCTGTTGCGCAAGTCCGTGCAACTGCTGCAGGACAAAGAGGATGGCGACTGGGTGCTCAGCACCTCCGTCAAGAACCAGATGCTGCGCATCGACCCGACCTTCAGCGAGAAGGCGCTCGGCTTCAAGACCTTCACCGACTTCGTCAAGGACTACAACAGCATCGTTGAGCGAGACGACTCGACGAGCATCCGCAAGTTACGCCTGCGCGCTTAGGCGTCGCGCTACTCTTCCTCCATGGATCGACTCCGGGGGACGCTCACGTCGTGGAACGACGATCGGGGATTCGGCTTTGTGCGCCCAACCGCGGGCGGCAAGGATGTCTTCCTTCACATTTCCGCACTCAACCCCGGCTCGGCGCGACCTGAGATCGGCGATGAGCTCAGCTACCTCAGTGGAGTTTCCCCTGAAGGCAAACCGCGGGCTGAGCAGGCTTCTCTATCCCGAGCGCCGCGTCCGATCCACAAACCGCAGCGAGCGAGTGCGGCGGTCGCGTACCTCGCGATCCTGAGCTTTCTCGTTCTCTATTGGTTCGTGGGCACGCGATGGGACATTCTGATCTGGGTTCCGATCCTGTACCTCACGGCTAGCCTGTTGGCATTCACGTTCTATGGAAGAGACAAACGCGCGGCCACCAGGCGTACGCAACGCGACTCCGAAGTCTCACTATTAGCCCTCGGGTTGTTTGGAGGGTGGCCGGGAGCGATTGTCGCTCAACAGTTCTTCCGCCACAAGACGACCAAGCGTTCGTTCCAGTCAGCGTTCTGGGCGACGGTCGCCCTCAACGTCATCCTTTTCACACTGATCACGACGCCGGCCAGTGGCTGGCTGCTGCAGCAGATAGGAGATCAACCATGACCAAACACTGGACCCCTCTCGCCATCACCTGGCTCGGGCTCGCGATCGCCGGCCTCGTCGGCACCTGGATCTTCAACGGTCTCGCCATCGCCCAGGCCCGTGACTTCGTCGGCGATTGGGTGAACAGCGGACCGTCGGTGTCATCCCTCACGGTCGACCTGCTGGTGGTTGCGATCGCCGGCTGCATCCTGATCGTCGTCGAATCCAGACGACTCGGAATGAAACGTGCCTGGCTCTACATCGTGCTCTCAGGGGTCACGGCCTTCGCGTTTACATTCCCGCTGTTTCTCGCCATGCGCGAGCGCAAGCTGCAGGAGCGAAAGCTGCATCAGCGCGCGGAATAGCGCGAACTGGGGGTGCCCATCCCAACAGGTGGCGTTCAGGCGCCGGGTTACGATCGATCATGGCATCCAATGGCGCACGATCGCGAGGTTCTCTCGTGCGCTGGGACGACAACAAGGGTTACGGCTTCATCCTCCCCGCCAAGGGAAACGACCAGGTCTTCGTCCACATCAAGGCGTTCCCGACAGGCTCCCCTCGTCCACGCGTCGGCGACAAGTTGAGCTTCGTGCGTGAGGTCACCGACGATGGCAAGACCCGCGCTCGCACCGCAACCCTCGACTGGGATGGCACGGGCAAGCAGCCCGTCTCCATCAAGCTGATCGGCGGCGCGAGCATGCTGACCGTGGCCACGTTCCTCGCCGCCTACGTCGTTGTGAACTTCTACTGGCCCGTGCCGCTGTGGGTGGACATCCTCTACGTGGGTGCGAGCATCGTAGCGATCGTCGGCTACGCGATCGACAAGCGCGCGGCGGGCACCGGCGGATGGCGTGTGCCCGAGACATCCCTTCTGCTGGTCGGTCTGATCGGCGGCTGGCCGGGCGCGATCATCGCCCAGCAGTTCCTGCGCCACAAGACCAAGAAGGCGATCTTCCGCTCAGTTTTCTGGCTCACGGTGCTCGCAAACTCGATCACCTTCTTCGTGTTCTGCACGCCGGTGATCGCGGAGCTGTCGCGCGCGATCCAGTTGCTGCTGCCGCCGACCTAGCGAACAGCCAGCGCTAGAACCCGCCGAAGTCGCCCCCGAAGTCTCCACCACCGAAGTCGCCGCCGCCGAAGTCGCCGCCGCCGTCAGCGCTGGCGCTGTCGGCGCTTGCGTCAGAACCGGAGTCCGCGCCCGAATCTGCGCCGGAGTCAGCGGACGCGTCCGCGCCGCCATCCATCGGCATGAATGCGCTGACGAGGGCGGAGCCGATGACGAAGCCGGCGACGGTTCCAAGAATCGAGCTGCCGACCATCGAGCCGAAGCTTGGTCCGTTGAACGAGCGCTGCAGGGTTCCGGGCTGCTGCATCTCCGTGCGGGTCGCGCTGCGGGCAAGCGCCGCAGGGGTGTTGTTCTCGGGCTGGTCGCCGGGTGTGGCATCCGCCTTCAATTGATTGAAGAGGATGTCCCGCTGCTCGGGCGTCAGCTTCGCAAAGGCTTCGGTGTGCACCTGTTCGATGGTCTCGGGAGGTGCGGTGCGGAGGAGGTACTGGTACCGCTCGACGGCGATCTCGTCGTCGGTGCGGCGGGGCGAAGCCTGGCGCTGCTGGGGCTCGGGCTCATTGCCGAGAAGGCGGTCGAAGAATCCCATGGGTGTGCTCCTTGGTCGGGGAACAACATCATGGCAGTCGACACTTGCCAGCGGCTGGGGGTTTGCTGCCCTTAGGCTGGCGGGATCATGGGGGCGATGAACGAGCTGATCAACGAACGTGCGGTGCGACGCATGGCCGACGGGCTGGCGGGCTCGTATCCGTCGGTGCTCGCTGCCATTTCGTCGCTCGATCCGCTGAGCCTGCGCGAGCGCGCCGATCTCATCTCGGCGGCACTTCTCGAGGACCTCCCCTCCTCCTATGCAGACATCGCCGCGGTGTTTCGCACAGCCCTCGCCGACCCGTCATTCCGCGGCTGGATCATCTGGCCCGTCGGCGAGACCGTCACCACGGCCGCCCTGCGCGATGGATCCACCGAAGCGTTCGACGACGCGCTTGCGCTCATGGCCGAGCTCACGTCGCGGCTTACGAGCGAGTTCCCTATCCGGCGGCTGCTGCAGGCGGATCCCGACCGTGCCATCCGGATTGTGAAGGAGTGGACGAACTCCCCCGACGAGCACGTGCGCAGGCTCGCGAGCGAGGGAACCCGCCACTACCTGCCCTGGGCCATCCGGGTGCCCGGGCTCCTCGCGCGGCCCGCCGCGACGATACCGATTCTCGACGGGCTCTATCGGGACGAGAGCGACTACGTGCGCCGCTCGGTCGCGAACCATCTGAATGACCTGGCCCGGGTGCATCCCGAACTTGTTGTCGACACGGCAACGAGGTGGACGCAGCAGCCCGACGCCCACACCGCGCAACTCGTGCGGCACGCGTTGCGATCCCTCGTGAAGAAGGGTTTTCCGCCGGCGCTGCAGCTGCTCGGCTATCACCCGGCCGAAGTCACCGTCTCAGCGCTGACTTTAGATACTCAGTCAGTCACACTGCCCGGCGCACTCGGCTTCTCCTTCACAGTGACCAACGACGGCCCGGATTCCGCAACCCTCGCTATCGACTACGCCGTGCACTACGTGAAGAGCAACGGCACGCTCGCGCCCAAGGTGTTCAAGCTGACGAGCGCCGTGCTGAAGCCCGGCGAGACGCAGACTTTCAGCAAGCGGCACGCGTTCCGGCAGATGACGACC
Coding sequences within:
- a CDS encoding NYN domain-containing protein; translated protein: MPESSEARVAVYIDFDNIVISRYAQVHPKNQRENLSRIDAIKLNDDAELGKRLESATVDIGAILDFATSFGSVVISRAYADWSAVVNARYRQQLINRAVDLVQLFPTSGQKNGADIRLAIDAVEDLFRLPDITHVVIVAGDSDYIALAQRSKRLGRRVIGIGVAGSTSESLAAACDEFADYDTLVDAEDEPEEEPKPILTTTEPVAKEPAAKKKAPQNAPDPKRAAGRLLRKSVQLLQDKEDGDWVLSTSVKNQMLRIDPTFSEKALGFKTFTDFVKDYNSIVERDDSTSIRKLRLRA
- a CDS encoding DUF1294 domain-containing protein, encoding MRWDDNKGYGFILPAKGNDQVFVHIKAFPTGSPRPRVGDKLSFVREVTDDGKTRARTATLDWDGTGKQPVSIKLIGGASMLTVATFLAAYVVVNFYWPVPLWVDILYVGASIVAIVGYAIDKRAAGTGGWRVPETSLLLVGLIGGWPGAIIAQQFLRHKTKKAIFRSVFWLTVLANSITFFVFCTPVIAELSRAIQLLLPPT
- a CDS encoding DUF1294 domain-containing protein, translating into MDRLRGTLTSWNDDRGFGFVRPTAGGKDVFLHISALNPGSARPEIGDELSYLSGVSPEGKPRAEQASLSRAPRPIHKPQRASAAVAYLAILSFLVLYWFVGTRWDILIWVPILYLTASLLAFTFYGRDKRAATRRTQRDSEVSLLALGLFGGWPGAIVAQQFFRHKTTKRSFQSAFWATVALNVILFTLITTPASGWLLQQIGDQP
- a CDS encoding DUF2834 domain-containing protein, which encodes MTKHWTPLAITWLGLAIAGLVGTWIFNGLAIAQARDFVGDWVNSGPSVSSLTVDLLVVAIAGCILIVVESRRLGMKRAWLYIVLSGVTAFAFTFPLFLAMRERKLQERKLHQRAE
- a CDS encoding DNA alkylation repair protein; the encoded protein is MNELINERAVRRMADGLAGSYPSVLAAISSLDPLSLRERADLISAALLEDLPSSYADIAAVFRTALADPSFRGWIIWPVGETVTTAALRDGSTEAFDDALALMAELTSRLTSEFPIRRLLQADPDRAIRIVKEWTNSPDEHVRRLASEGTRHYLPWAIRVPGLLARPAATIPILDGLYRDESDYVRRSVANHLNDLARVHPELVVDTATRWTQQPDAHTAQLVRHALRSLVKKGFPPALQLLGYHPAEVTVSALTLDTQSVTLPGALGFSFTVTNDGPDSATLAIDYAVHYVKSNGTLAPKVFKLTSAVLKPGETQTFSKRHAFRQMTTRVHYAGEHRLEVQVNGVQFGRVPFDVAL